In the genome of candidate division TA06 bacterium B3_TA06, one region contains:
- the hprK gene encoding HPr(Ser) kinase/phosphatase yields the protein MKKPKRLSVAELFEDRREELKLGVIAGKQGMEKSFISSIDIHRPGLALAGFLSEFPADRLQVLGGTEMAFLETFDHEARRLAIKRVVELAPPCFVITNDTDAPAELVEELDEAAIPLLVSRLPGAGFIHLVSDYLELRLAPETHMHGTLVDVYGIGLLLVGASGIGKSETALDLVERGHRLVADDLIRIRRQRTILLGEGAEQRPAFQHHVEIRGLGIINLYSIFGIRSIRLQKRIEVVVELKRWEKGMVVDRLGLERKARRILGVNIPLITIPVLPGRNLAMICEVIAMNHLVVLRGYHPVQLFDRELKKLLLQKAKVAKEIEEDVE from the coding sequence ATGAAAAAACCCAAGCGCCTTTCTGTAGCTGAGCTGTTCGAGGATAGACGGGAGGAGCTCAAGCTTGGGGTGATTGCAGGCAAGCAGGGGATGGAAAAAAGCTTCATCTCTTCCATTGACATTCACCGCCCTGGTCTTGCACTGGCAGGTTTTCTAAGCGAGTTCCCGGCCGACCGATTGCAGGTCCTTGGCGGGACCGAGATGGCATTCCTTGAGACCTTCGATCATGAGGCCAGAAGGTTGGCCATTAAACGGGTGGTGGAGCTTGCTCCGCCCTGCTTTGTCATAACCAACGATACCGATGCACCAGCGGAGCTGGTGGAAGAACTGGATGAAGCAGCCATTCCCCTGCTTGTCTCACGTTTGCCCGGTGCCGGCTTTATTCACCTCGTCTCCGACTATCTTGAACTCCGTCTTGCCCCGGAGACCCACATGCACGGAACCCTGGTTGATGTCTACGGGATAGGGCTTCTTCTGGTAGGGGCTTCAGGGATCGGCAAGAGCGAGACAGCGCTTGATCTTGTAGAACGAGGACACCGGCTTGTGGCCGACGATCTTATTCGCATACGCAGGCAACGGACTATTCTTCTGGGTGAGGGCGCGGAGCAGCGTCCCGCTTTCCAGCACCATGTTGAGATACGCGGGCTGGGGATCATCAACCTCTACTCCATCTTCGGGATTCGCTCAATCCGCCTGCAGAAACGAATCGAGGTCGTCGTCGAGCTCAAGCGCTGGGAGAAGGGGATGGTCGTAGACCGGTTGGGACTCGAACGCAAGGCCCGCAGGATTCTGGGTGTAAACATACCGCTCATCACGATCCCTGTGCTCCCGGGCCGAAACCTGGCGATGATCTGCGAGGTGATAGCCATGAACCACCTTGTGGTGCTCAGGGGGTATCATCCTGTGCAGCTCTTCGACCGCGAGCTCAAGAAGCTTCTTTTGCAGAAGGCAAAGGTAGCAAAGGAGATAGAGGAGGACGTTGAGTAG
- a CDS encoding ABC transporter ATP-binding protein, with translation MIQLKDVGVSFGARGLFAKVNLAAGERSRIGLVGKNGTGKTTLFRLLAGERPPDEGSIDMPRDLRIGYLPQEEIVLEEESVFDEAVKAFDHVHEIRTKMHELEGKMEDSSTDPQEMERMLNRYSRLQEAYAKDGYTFEARTAEVLTGLGFKEEDFTRACREFSGGYQMRIALAKLLLSEPDLLLLDEPTNHLDLPSIEWLEGFIRDFKGSLLISSHDRYFLDRMVEVIWDIDYKAITAYKGNYSSFVNQKQGRREQIEKQLKKIAETRAHLKRFIDRFRSYPKKAALVRSRKKMLERLPKVELPRETKKTMAIRFPDAPRISGRVMALEGVRKSFGNHEVFSSVDLTVEPGDRIAFVGANGEGKTTLLRIIAGELDASEGEIWKSAKLQTAFYTQIVEERLNPQHNILEELEEVAPGEPLPVLRGLAGAFLFSGDDVDKKVSVLSGGEKSRLAIAKIMLSPSNLLLLDEPTNHLDLRARDVLEQAIRRYPGTVVFAAHDRFLIDRLANKVVQIGGGKALLHIGNWTDFARWREGLKVKPQTAPVRPLKQTKPTPKPKPRGQSKQDKERQRRLLEQEIDRTFAEIEAREKEVADLENQMSDPDLYADVNRLREVTIRHRQLKQELDRLHARLEGLLSSGEG, from the coding sequence ATGATCCAGCTAAAAGACGTTGGTGTTTCCTTCGGCGCAAGAGGACTCTTTGCCAAGGTAAACCTTGCCGCAGGGGAGCGCTCGCGCATCGGCCTGGTGGGGAAAAACGGAACCGGCAAGACCACGCTGTTTAGACTGCTCGCAGGCGAGCGGCCCCCTGACGAGGGCTCGATTGATATGCCCAGGGATCTAAGGATAGGCTATCTGCCCCAGGAAGAGATCGTACTTGAAGAGGAGAGCGTATTCGATGAGGCGGTAAAGGCCTTTGATCACGTTCACGAGATTCGGACAAAGATGCACGAGCTTGAGGGAAAGATGGAGGATAGCTCCACAGATCCCCAGGAGATGGAGAGGATGCTTAACCGCTACAGCCGGTTGCAAGAAGCCTACGCTAAGGACGGTTATACCTTTGAGGCGAGGACAGCAGAGGTATTGACCGGTCTTGGATTCAAGGAGGAAGATTTCACAAGAGCGTGCCGTGAGTTCTCAGGCGGGTATCAGATGCGGATAGCGTTGGCGAAATTGCTGCTCTCGGAGCCTGATCTACTGCTTCTGGACGAGCCCACCAATCATCTGGATCTGCCTTCCATCGAGTGGCTGGAGGGCTTTATAAGGGATTTCAAAGGCTCGCTTCTCATAAGCTCACACGACCGCTACTTCCTGGACAGGATGGTGGAGGTAATCTGGGACATTGATTATAAAGCCATCACTGCCTATAAGGGCAACTACAGCTCGTTTGTTAACCAGAAACAGGGACGCAGGGAACAGATCGAGAAGCAACTCAAGAAGATAGCCGAGACCCGCGCGCACCTGAAGCGCTTCATTGATCGCTTCAGGAGTTATCCAAAGAAAGCGGCGTTGGTGCGCAGTCGCAAGAAGATGCTTGAGAGACTGCCCAAGGTAGAGCTGCCCAGGGAGACGAAAAAGACTATGGCGATCCGTTTCCCGGACGCGCCGCGCATCTCAGGAAGGGTGATGGCGCTTGAGGGTGTTCGTAAGAGTTTTGGTAATCACGAGGTCTTTTCCAGCGTTGATTTAACCGTCGAGCCGGGTGATAGGATTGCATTTGTTGGGGCGAACGGAGAAGGGAAAACGACGCTTTTAAGGATCATAGCCGGGGAGCTTGACGCGTCAGAGGGGGAGATATGGAAATCCGCCAAACTACAAACCGCCTTTTACACCCAGATCGTTGAGGAGCGCCTTAACCCGCAACACAACATCCTTGAAGAGCTTGAGGAGGTTGCTCCAGGTGAACCTCTGCCTGTTCTGCGAGGGCTTGCCGGTGCGTTCCTCTTCTCAGGGGACGATGTGGACAAGAAGGTGAGTGTTTTATCAGGCGGTGAGAAGTCGCGTCTGGCCATAGCCAAGATTATGCTTTCTCCCTCCAATCTGCTCTTGCTCGATGAGCCTACCAACCACCTTGACCTTCGTGCCCGTGACGTGCTTGAGCAGGCTATACGCCGCTATCCGGGAACGGTTGTCTTCGCCGCGCACGACAGGTTCTTGATAGATCGTCTCGCCAACAAGGTGGTCCAGATCGGCGGGGGTAAGGCGCTGCTGCACATTGGCAACTGGACGGATTTTGCCCGCTGGCGCGAAGGTCTTAAAGTGAAGCCTCAGACAGCGCCGGTTAGACCTCTGAAGCAGACCAAGCCAACACCCAAGCCGAAACCTCGAGGGCAGTCAAAACAAGACAAGGAACGTCAGCGCAGACTCCTTGAGCAGGAGATAGACCGCACCTTTGCAGAGATCGAGGCCAGGGAGAAAGAAGTCGCGGATCTTGAGAACCAGATGAGCGATCCAGATCTCTACGCCGATGTGAACCGGCTGCGGGAAGTAACCATAAGACATCGTCAGCTCAAGCAGGAACTCGACCGCCTTCACGCCCGGCTTGAGGGGCTTCTTTCATCTGGAGAGGGTTGA
- the mtnA gene encoding S-methyl-5-thioribose-1-phosphate isomerase, translated as MSQTQGGPKRPPSSFQPPYHALRWDSRSFAVLDQRELPLKKRYLRLADITSACQAIRTLAVRGAPLIGVTAALAVAHAARKGATQQELVRGIKKLAATRPTAVNLFVALDRMKAVVENRDSRDEIVAEALNIWKEEKDYSLAIAKHGQKLIRKGMRVGTYCNTGALAAPGIGTALGVIIKAHLAGKGIHVIVSETRPLLQGSRLTAWELSQWKIPYTLVTESALASVVGELDAIFVGADRIAANGEVANKVGTYGLAIMARHFKVPFYVVAPSSSVDLSLKDGAEIPIERRSADEVRTFGSCRTAPRDASVANPAFDVTPARLISGIITEKGVLSAPYAKSLRR; from the coding sequence ATGTCCCAAACACAAGGGGGGCCGAAGCGCCCCCCTTCTTCTTTCCAGCCTCCTTATCATGCATTAAGGTGGGACTCAAGAAGTTTTGCCGTTCTTGATCAGCGCGAACTACCACTCAAAAAACGCTATCTGAGGCTTGCGGATATAACCTCGGCCTGCCAGGCCATCCGCACGCTGGCCGTCCGCGGCGCGCCGCTGATCGGGGTAACGGCCGCCCTGGCCGTAGCCCACGCCGCACGTAAGGGCGCTACTCAGCAAGAGCTGGTTAGAGGGATCAAGAAACTTGCCGCGACACGGCCAACCGCTGTCAATCTCTTTGTCGCTCTGGACAGGATGAAGGCTGTTGTTGAGAACAGAGATTCCAGGGATGAGATTGTTGCGGAGGCATTGAATATATGGAAGGAAGAAAAGGATTACTCCTTAGCGATAGCCAAGCACGGTCAGAAACTTATACGTAAGGGTATGAGAGTAGGCACTTACTGCAACACAGGCGCACTGGCCGCACCAGGTATTGGCACGGCACTCGGTGTAATTATCAAGGCTCATCTTGCAGGTAAAGGGATCCATGTTATTGTATCTGAAACGCGCCCGCTTCTGCAGGGCTCACGCTTAACCGCGTGGGAGCTTTCGCAGTGGAAGATTCCATATACCCTGGTAACGGAATCCGCGCTTGCAAGCGTTGTGGGAGAACTTGACGCGATCTTCGTTGGGGCCGACCGCATAGCCGCAAACGGCGAGGTGGCGAACAAGGTAGGGACCTACGGCTTAGCCATAATGGCCAGGCATTTCAAGGTGCCATTCTACGTTGTGGCGCCGTCATCCAGTGTGGATTTAAGCCTGAAGGATGGAGCAGAGATTCCTATAGAGAGGCGCTCTGCGGATGAGGTGCGCACGTTCGGCTCCTGCCGTACAGCGCCTAGAGACGCTTCTGTAGCAAACCCCGCCTTTGACGTAACCCCTGCAAGACTAATCTCAGGGATTATCACTGAGAAAGGCGTTCTTTCTGCTCCCTACGCAAAGAGCCTGCGGCGATGA
- a CDS encoding SAM-dependent methyltransferase, with protein sequence MDEYINANRRHWNELVEIHAKSKFYDVEGFKAGRLTLDRIEQEGVGDVKGKSLLHLQCHFGMDTLSFARLGAEVTGIDFSTKAIRLARDLSSELGLNASFVCSEIYDLPKKLSGEFDIVFTSYGVLPWLPDLKRWAEVITHFLKPGGIFYIVESHPFAHVFNDGNVSDLQVHYPYFAKAPMRFDEHGSYADAEGTLEHTVHYEWMHPMSEIISSLIAAGLTIQSLKEYPFTPYKMLPFMKQDQEGWWRLPDGREDVPLLFSLKATKKECSF encoded by the coding sequence ATGGACGAATACATTAACGCCAACCGTAGGCACTGGAACGAGTTGGTTGAAATCCACGCGAAATCCAAGTTCTACGACGTTGAAGGCTTCAAGGCCGGGCGCTTGACACTTGATCGCATCGAACAGGAGGGAGTAGGTGACGTTAAGGGCAAATCCTTACTCCACCTTCAGTGCCACTTCGGGATGGACACCTTATCCTTCGCCCGGCTAGGGGCTGAGGTTACAGGAATAGATTTCTCCACCAAGGCCATCCGCCTGGCTAGGGATTTGAGTTCTGAGCTGGGTCTCAATGCAAGCTTCGTTTGCTCCGAGATCTACGATTTACCCAAAAAGCTTTCGGGTGAGTTTGATATCGTCTTCACCTCCTACGGTGTTCTTCCCTGGCTGCCCGATTTGAAACGCTGGGCAGAGGTCATAACTCACTTCCTCAAACCGGGAGGTATCTTCTACATAGTGGAAAGCCACCCCTTTGCGCACGTGTTCAACGATGGGAATGTATCCGACTTGCAAGTCCACTACCCCTATTTCGCCAAAGCCCCCATGAGGTTCGACGAACACGGTTCCTACGCTGATGCTGAGGGAACCCTTGAACATACGGTCCACTACGAGTGGATGCATCCGATGTCCGAGATTATCAGCTCGTTGATTGCAGCCGGTTTAACTATCCAGTCGCTTAAGGAGTATCCGTTTACCCCCTACAAGATGCTTCCGTTTATGAAGCAAGACCAGGAAGGGTGGTGGCGTCTGCCAGACGGCCGGGAAGACGTCCCGCTTCTGTTTTCGCTTAAAGCGACCAAGAAGGAGTGCTCCTTTTGA
- a CDS encoding ABC transporter, translating into MVPAGSEPRMRLRWLALIERNFALIKRYIGWEVVFVFYNIINALCIAFIGVTQGKGHVLYLVIGALIWGFLSLLFHELAEQVQWERWEGTIEYSFMAPMHRLTYLLGNCFYAVVYGVLRSALLLGVLVLFLGLSLKGANIAGALVVLVVSGLSFIGLGLIAAILPVLSTEKGAQASHIFQAVILLISGVYYEVDVLPAWIRSLSVASPATYTLRAIRAALLEGASFKELAPTILLLAGIGVVLIPVGFAVFSLAERWAKRKGKLKRSG; encoded by the coding sequence ATGGTGCCCGCCGGTTCCGAACCTCGCATGAGGCTGCGGTGGCTGGCGCTTATTGAGCGCAACTTCGCCCTAATCAAGCGCTACATAGGCTGGGAAGTAGTATTCGTGTTCTACAACATTATTAACGCTCTTTGCATTGCCTTTATCGGCGTGACCCAGGGCAAGGGGCACGTGTTGTACCTGGTGATAGGCGCTCTTATCTGGGGTTTTTTGTCGCTTCTGTTCCACGAACTTGCCGAGCAGGTCCAGTGGGAGCGCTGGGAAGGCACCATCGAGTACAGCTTCATGGCGCCCATGCACCGGCTTACCTACCTTCTGGGCAACTGTTTCTATGCGGTTGTCTACGGTGTCCTGCGCTCTGCGCTTCTTTTGGGCGTGCTCGTCTTATTCCTGGGTCTCTCGCTGAAGGGAGCGAACATCGCAGGGGCGCTGGTGGTACTCGTGGTCTCCGGGCTATCGTTCATAGGTCTGGGGCTTATCGCGGCCATCCTCCCTGTGCTCTCCACTGAGAAGGGTGCGCAGGCCTCGCACATCTTTCAGGCGGTGATCCTCTTGATTTCCGGAGTATACTACGAGGTGGACGTGTTACCCGCGTGGATAAGGTCCCTTTCGGTCGCATCGCCCGCGACCTACACGCTTCGGGCGATTCGCGCCGCACTGCTTGAAGGGGCATCGTTTAAAGAGCTGGCACCGACTATCCTTCTATTGGCCGGAATCGGTGTGGTGCTCATCCCGGTAGGCTTTGCGGTATTCAGCCTGGCCGAACGCTGGGCAAAGCGCAAAGGCAAGCTCAAGAGGAGTGGATAG
- a CDS encoding succinate--CoA ligase subunit beta produces the protein MKLLEYQAKGFFDRADIPIPQERLVLSGAQARTAAQEIDLPCVLKAQVGVGGRGKAGGVKLAHTMEEVESNADAILGMEIKGERVERLLCCHAVDIEQEFYASVTTDRANRTLLLMVSPAGGVDIEEVARSTPERILKISVDPLLGLQAYQTRRAAMFLTQEKDIQKQLASVLAKLYKMYVANDLSLAEINPLVVTNDGKVIALDAKVIIDDNGLFRHPDFEGYRILSADEKLEQEAKGKGLSYIKLSGNVGCIVNGAGLAMATMDLVKRYGGEPANFLDVGGSSSPEKMIAAIDFVTRDRGVRSIFVNIFGGITRCDDIAKGLLEATRERPLTVPVVVRLTGTNEDAAREMLEGTSFIPAADMADGAKKAIEVAEGDGNA, from the coding sequence GTGAAGTTGCTGGAGTATCAGGCCAAGGGGTTTTTCGATCGGGCCGACATACCCATCCCGCAGGAGAGACTTGTGCTTTCCGGAGCCCAGGCGCGCACTGCCGCCCAGGAGATAGACCTGCCTTGCGTCCTCAAGGCCCAGGTAGGTGTAGGTGGTCGGGGGAAGGCTGGAGGAGTCAAACTCGCCCACACGATGGAGGAGGTCGAATCCAACGCGGATGCGATCCTTGGCATGGAGATCAAGGGAGAACGTGTGGAACGCCTTCTTTGTTGCCACGCCGTGGATATCGAGCAAGAGTTTTACGCAAGCGTCACCACCGACCGTGCGAACCGCACCCTTCTTCTCATGGTCTCACCAGCCGGGGGGGTGGACATCGAAGAGGTCGCTCGCTCCACACCCGAGCGCATACTTAAGATATCCGTAGACCCACTTCTTGGCCTTCAGGCATACCAGACCCGCCGGGCAGCGATGTTCCTCACGCAAGAGAAGGATATCCAAAAACAACTCGCATCTGTTCTCGCTAAACTCTACAAGATGTATGTTGCCAACGATCTTTCGTTGGCTGAGATCAACCCCCTGGTAGTGACTAATGACGGCAAAGTCATAGCACTTGACGCAAAGGTGATAATCGACGACAACGGTCTTTTCAGACATCCTGATTTTGAGGGCTACCGCATCCTTTCTGCAGATGAGAAGCTTGAGCAGGAGGCGAAGGGTAAGGGGCTTTCATACATCAAGCTTTCGGGTAACGTGGGCTGCATCGTGAACGGTGCTGGGCTTGCAATGGCCACCATGGACCTTGTGAAGCGCTACGGAGGTGAGCCTGCAAACTTCCTCGACGTGGGCGGATCATCTTCTCCTGAAAAGATGATTGCGGCGATTGATTTCGTAACGCGTGATAGGGGCGTTCGCTCGATCTTTGTGAACATATTCGGCGGCATCACCCGTTGCGACGATATAGCCAAGGGGTTACTTGAGGCAACGCGTGAGAGGCCTTTAACGGTTCCTGTGGTGGTAAGGCTCACCGGGACGAACGAAGATGCGGCACGCGAGATGCTTGAGGGGACATCGTTTATCCCCGCCGCCGACATGGCCGACGGTGCAAAGAAGGCTATAGAAGTAGCAGAAGGAGACGGCAATGCCTAA
- a CDS encoding dimethylmenaquinone methyltransferase, producing MQPADKLIRRSGISEGTQVLEIGCGSGAYTTFVARVVGKKGKVYALDIQPRMLAQLENKLSRPENQDITNIKLIQASAYELSFEDSTLDLVYMITVLQEIPDRHRALLEAHRVLKPAGILAITEFFPDPDYPLKRTTIKQATQAGFVDAKVLGNFWNYTARFIKPKESICL from the coding sequence ATGCAGCCTGCGGATAAGCTCATCCGCCGCAGCGGGATCAGTGAGGGAACGCAGGTTCTGGAGATAGGCTGCGGGAGCGGTGCTTATACCACTTTCGTGGCACGAGTTGTTGGGAAGAAGGGCAAGGTGTATGCCCTGGACATTCAGCCCAGGATGTTGGCACAGCTCGAAAACAAGTTATCCAGACCTGAGAATCAAGATATCACTAACATCAAACTCATCCAGGCGAGTGCTTACGAGCTGTCGTTTGAGGATTCGACCCTTGATCTGGTCTACATGATAACCGTTCTGCAGGAGATACCCGACCGGCACAGGGCTTTGCTGGAGGCACACAGGGTCCTGAAACCTGCCGGGATACTTGCTATCACCGAGTTTTTCCCTGACCCGGATTATCCCCTCAAGCGCACTACCATAAAGCAGGCCACTCAAGCGGGCTTCGTTGATGCCAAAGTCCTTGGAAACTTTTGGAATTATACTGCCCGGTTTATCAAACCGAAGGAGTCGATATGTCTATAG
- the raiA gene encoding ribosomal subunit interface protein, with the protein MSMRLTGRRIEISPQLKDYIDRKMAKLDRYSVHIVDSELILYYENHFAWAEGILHLKNDKITTRVKAESLRKAVHDLTDKLVRQMERFEGRHRSKIKSRRTPGPGREETVV; encoded by the coding sequence ATGAGCATGAGGCTCACAGGACGCCGCATCGAGATTTCCCCCCAACTCAAAGATTATATAGACCGCAAGATGGCGAAGCTTGACCGCTACTCGGTGCACATCGTTGATTCGGAGCTAATCCTTTACTATGAGAACCACTTTGCCTGGGCCGAGGGGATCCTTCACCTTAAGAACGACAAGATAACAACCCGGGTTAAGGCTGAGAGCTTGAGAAAAGCTGTGCATGACCTGACAGATAAGCTTGTGAGGCAGATGGAGCGCTTCGAGGGAAGGCATCGCTCTAAGATCAAGTCGCGCCGAACACCCGGCCCAGGCCGTGAAGAGACCGTTGTATGA
- a CDS encoding ABC transporter, with protein sequence MSCCKVHKTFKGGILKRKKPVRALVDINFDVRSGECFGLIGPNGSGKSTLIRVLSTLLYPDQGQAHVCGFDVVRKPYRVRELISRVSVDAAFFKKLSAWENLRYSARLYGVPLRIARQRALDVLAELGFPARRFNDSMEDLSRGMQQKVAVARALINRPQVLLLDEPTTGLDPRSKREVETYIERLRKETELTIFLTTHDMYEADHLCDRVAIIDKGRIVALDTPKMLKQILARKRGSDHVSLEDVFLELTHKEWVEDVEEDETDKKD encoded by the coding sequence ATAAGCTGCTGCAAAGTGCATAAGACCTTCAAGGGCGGCATCTTAAAAAGGAAAAAGCCGGTTCGTGCGCTGGTAGACATCAACTTTGATGTTCGCTCTGGTGAGTGCTTCGGGCTCATCGGGCCGAACGGGTCGGGTAAGTCCACGCTCATCCGCGTCCTCTCGACCCTGCTCTATCCTGACCAGGGCCAGGCTCATGTCTGCGGCTTTGATGTGGTTCGCAAGCCCTACCGTGTTCGAGAACTGATCAGCCGGGTCTCGGTGGATGCCGCGTTCTTCAAGAAGCTTTCCGCCTGGGAGAACCTGCGCTACTCGGCCAGGCTCTACGGTGTGCCATTGAGAATCGCCAGACAGCGCGCCCTGGACGTTCTTGCCGAGCTGGGCTTTCCTGCCAGGCGGTTCAACGACTCGATGGAGGACCTCTCGCGCGGGATGCAGCAGAAGGTCGCGGTTGCAAGAGCCTTGATCAACCGGCCACAGGTGCTGCTCCTGGATGAGCCGACCACCGGTCTTGATCCGCGCTCCAAGCGCGAGGTGGAGACCTACATCGAGCGGTTAAGAAAGGAAACCGAGCTTACCATCTTCCTCACCACGCACGACATGTACGAGGCCGACCACCTGTGCGACCGGGTGGCGATCATTGATAAGGGTCGGATCGTGGCCCTGGATACACCCAAGATGCTGAAACAGATTCTCGCCCGCAAGCGCGGCTCCGACCACGTATCACTCGAGGACGTCTTCCTCGAACTTACCCACAAGGAGTGGGTAGAGGACGTGGAAGAAGACGAAACAGATAAAAAAGACTAA
- a CDS encoding phosphoribosylamine--glycine ligase, whose amino-acid sequence MKVFVLGGGGREHSLGYKLAQSADVDGLFFLPGNGGTARLGENLPISPTDVDAVLAAAKEHKPGLVVVGPETPLFAGISDRLTQEGFRVLGPSTKAAMLEQEKAFAKEFMKRHHIPTASFKVFTDIASAKHYVEGKDSPLVVKASGPALGKGVIVCSTPQEALAAVDKMMAERKFGRAGDRVVVEERLVGEEVSILILTDGVNYITFPPVQDHKPIGERDTGPNTGGMGAYASAPLVDAPLLERIEDEIIQPVLAGLQMEGIGYRGVLYMGLMVTQEGPKVLEFNCRFGDPENQPLMMLIDEDLLQLLVDTARGRLTTRRVKTRPGSALCVVAASGGYPGVYEKGKQIRLNVEENSDLVCFHSGTKEQEGKLLTSGGRVLGVTAFASDLREAKERAYAPLEEKRIYFDGIYFRRDIGDKGIRRLANEL is encoded by the coding sequence ATGAAGGTGTTTGTGCTTGGAGGGGGCGGAAGAGAGCACTCGTTGGGCTACAAGCTTGCGCAATCGGCTGATGTAGATGGGCTTTTCTTCCTGCCAGGTAACGGGGGAACGGCAAGGCTGGGCGAGAATTTGCCTATCTCTCCAACGGATGTTGATGCGGTTCTTGCGGCTGCAAAGGAACATAAACCAGGCCTCGTGGTTGTCGGCCCGGAGACACCTTTGTTTGCAGGGATCTCCGATCGTCTGACACAGGAGGGCTTCCGCGTCTTGGGGCCCTCAACAAAGGCCGCGATGCTTGAGCAGGAGAAGGCGTTTGCCAAGGAGTTCATGAAAAGACACCACATCCCTACGGCTTCCTTCAAGGTCTTCACCGATATTGCCTCGGCAAAACACTATGTGGAAGGCAAAGACTCTCCCCTGGTCGTTAAGGCATCCGGCCCTGCTTTGGGCAAGGGGGTGATCGTTTGCTCCACCCCGCAGGAGGCGCTCGCCGCCGTTGATAAGATGATGGCCGAGCGCAAGTTCGGCCGGGCAGGGGATCGAGTCGTTGTTGAGGAGCGGCTGGTGGGTGAAGAGGTATCCATCCTGATACTCACTGACGGCGTCAACTACATCACCTTCCCCCCGGTGCAGGATCATAAACCGATAGGAGAGCGAGATACCGGCCCAAACACTGGCGGTATGGGGGCCTACGCATCTGCGCCGCTGGTCGATGCGCCTCTCCTTGAGCGGATAGAGGACGAGATAATCCAGCCAGTTCTCGCAGGACTCCAGATGGAGGGCATCGGCTACCGCGGGGTTCTCTACATGGGACTGATGGTGACTCAAGAAGGTCCAAAGGTGCTCGAGTTCAACTGCCGGTTCGGCGATCCGGAGAACCAGCCGTTGATGATGCTCATAGATGAAGATCTGCTCCAGCTACTCGTGGATACTGCAAGGGGTAGGCTTACGACCCGCAGGGTAAAGACTCGTCCGGGAAGTGCTTTATGCGTTGTGGCGGCCTCAGGCGGCTATCCAGGGGTGTACGAAAAAGGGAAACAGATAAGGTTGAATGTAGAGGAGAACTCTGATCTTGTCTGCTTCCATTCCGGGACCAAGGAACAGGAAGGAAAGCTTTTGACCTCGGGCGGCCGGGTGCTTGGTGTCACCGCGTTCGCATCCGATCTTAGAGAAGCCAAGGAGCGTGCCTACGCACCGCTTGAGGAGAAGCGTATCTACTTCGACGGCATCTACTTCCGCCGGGACATAGGCGATAAAGGTATAAGGAGGCTGGCAAATGAGCTTTAA
- a CDS encoding 5-(carboxyamino)imidazole ribonucleotide mutase, with amino-acid sequence MSFKVAVVAGSKNDADCVKLTEEELRAAGIEYETHYISAHRQPEEVAEFAKTAASNGFSVIIALAGYAAALPGVIAAYTLLPVIGVPLDTSPLSGWDSLLSIVQMPNGVPVATMSVGRAGARNAARFCQRLKEICKKG; translated from the coding sequence ATGAGCTTTAAGGTAGCGGTCGTTGCGGGCTCGAAGAACGATGCGGATTGCGTGAAGCTTACAGAGGAGGAGCTTCGAGCTGCGGGCATCGAATACGAGACCCACTACATCTCAGCCCACAGACAACCGGAAGAAGTAGCTGAGTTTGCAAAGACTGCGGCATCGAACGGATTTTCGGTAATCATCGCCCTTGCTGGCTACGCGGCGGCCCTGCCAGGAGTAATCGCGGCCTACACCTTGCTTCCGGTGATCGGGGTACCACTTGACACCTCGCCCCTTTCCGGGTGGGACTCGCTTCTTTCGATCGTGCAGATGCCCAATGGCGTTCCTGTCGCCACCATGAGCGTGGGACGCGCCGGTGCGCGAAACGCCGCGCGGTTCTGCCAGAGGCTGAAGGAAATCTGCAAGAAGGGCTGA